A stretch of Spirosoma oryzicola DNA encodes these proteins:
- the secA gene encoding preprotein translocase subunit SecA, whose product MINLIAKFFGTKSQRDIKELLPYVEKVNAEFARLKDLSNDELRRVSAELKAQIADELGGIDNQLAELNESVNHPEVDVNEKERLFNQIDKLEAERNIELERVLMDILPRAFAVVKETARRFTENDQLTVTVTDFDREIASRKKNVTIDGEKAHWANRWDAAGSPIKWDMVHYNVQIIGGVVLHQGKIAEMATGEGKTLVATFPAFLNGLAGRGVHIVTVNDYLAKRDSEWMAPLFEFHGMRVDCIDKHQPNSPARKQAYLADITYGTNNEFGFDYLRDNMARETGELVQRKHHYAMVDEVDSVLIDDARTPLIISGPVPRGDEQDYIELKPRVSRVVEAQRKLVYDYLNDAKKKIAAGDEKEGGLSLFRAYRGLPKHKPLIKFLSETGNKALLQRTESIYLAENQKLMPEADAPLYFTIDERHNSIDLTEKGIDFITGSGEDPNFFILPDLSIDLNAIDKDSDFSEPEKILHKEAVVRDYAVKTQRINTVNQLLKAYCLFEKDTEYVIMDGKVKIVDEQTGRIMEGRRWSDGLHQAVEAKENVKVEDATQTYATVTLQNYFRMYHKRAGMTGTAETEASEFWQIYKMDVVVIPTNRSISRKDEEDKVYRSVREKYNAVVDEITSLVEKGRPVLVGTTSVENSELLSRLLTLRKIQHQVLNAKYHQREAEIVATAGLPGTVTIATNMAGRGTDIKLTPESRSAGGLAIIGTERHESRRVDRQLRGRSGRQGDPGTSQFFVSLEDSLMRLFGSERIAKVMDRMGLEEGEVIQHSMITKSIERAQKKVEENNFGIRKRLLEYDDVMNYQREAIYKRRRNALFGDRLPLDIANTMYDVVEETVNNAEGNFEEVKLQLLTTLGFTPEVTNEEFNRLKKPELTRRLYDEAEAHYQAKNEAIAEKALPVLTQVWNEQGHQIKNIVVPFSDGLHELTVVADLQKSVESNSREIVTEMEKAVTLSVIDQEWKEHLREMDDLKQSVQNAVFEQKDPLLVYKFESVELFKRFLTKVNFDTISFLTKADIPAQEAEEVQQEIRQAPAQRRPEPQPELHTNIEDFDDDHLATGPEEYARRMAENNAMGAGAPPMPPQLPARVAKMDRNARVNVQYADGSIKRDVKFKTVENDVVSGKAMLIE is encoded by the coding sequence ATGATTAATCTGATAGCAAAGTTCTTCGGCACTAAGTCGCAACGAGATATCAAGGAGTTGCTTCCTTACGTTGAGAAGGTGAATGCCGAATTTGCCCGGTTAAAAGACCTGTCCAACGATGAATTGCGTCGGGTGTCAGCTGAATTGAAAGCCCAGATCGCGGATGAACTTGGCGGTATCGATAACCAGCTTGCGGAACTCAATGAGTCGGTAAACCATCCCGAAGTAGACGTTAATGAAAAAGAGCGTCTATTCAACCAGATCGATAAACTGGAAGCAGAGCGAAACATTGAACTGGAACGGGTGCTGATGGACATTCTTCCCCGCGCCTTTGCGGTGGTTAAGGAAACAGCCCGGCGGTTTACCGAAAATGATCAATTAACGGTTACAGTTACCGATTTCGATCGTGAAATTGCTTCCCGCAAAAAGAACGTTACCATCGATGGCGAAAAAGCTCACTGGGCTAATCGCTGGGACGCGGCTGGGTCACCCATTAAGTGGGATATGGTCCACTACAACGTTCAGATTATCGGTGGTGTTGTGCTTCACCAGGGGAAAATCGCGGAGATGGCTACTGGTGAAGGTAAAACGCTTGTAGCAACGTTCCCCGCTTTCCTGAACGGATTGGCCGGTCGCGGTGTACACATCGTAACCGTCAATGATTACCTGGCGAAGCGTGACTCGGAGTGGATGGCTCCTCTTTTTGAATTCCATGGAATGCGGGTGGATTGCATCGATAAGCACCAGCCTAACTCCCCCGCCCGTAAGCAGGCTTATCTGGCCGACATTACGTACGGAACAAATAACGAATTTGGCTTCGATTACCTGCGTGACAATATGGCCCGTGAAACGGGTGAACTGGTTCAGCGGAAGCACCACTACGCAATGGTGGATGAAGTCGACTCTGTATTGATTGACGATGCCCGGACTCCGCTGATCATTAGCGGACCTGTACCCCGTGGTGATGAGCAGGATTATATTGAGTTAAAGCCTCGGGTATCTCGGGTAGTTGAAGCCCAACGGAAACTGGTCTACGATTACCTCAACGACGCCAAAAAGAAAATTGCGGCTGGCGACGAAAAGGAAGGCGGTTTGTCGCTGTTCCGTGCCTACCGTGGTTTGCCAAAGCATAAACCGCTCATCAAGTTCTTGAGTGAAACAGGGAACAAAGCCTTGTTACAAAGAACGGAGTCTATTTATCTGGCCGAGAACCAGAAATTGATGCCAGAAGCGGACGCACCGTTGTATTTCACAATCGACGAGCGGCACAATAGCATCGATCTAACCGAAAAAGGTATTGATTTTATCACCGGATCGGGCGAAGATCCAAACTTCTTTATCCTGCCGGATCTGTCGATCGATCTGAATGCGATTGATAAAGACAGTGATTTCTCGGAGCCGGAAAAAATTCTGCATAAAGAAGCTGTAGTACGCGACTACGCCGTCAAAACGCAGCGCATCAACACGGTTAATCAGTTACTGAAAGCGTATTGCTTGTTCGAAAAAGATACCGAATACGTCATTATGGACGGCAAGGTAAAAATCGTGGATGAGCAGACGGGTCGTATCATGGAAGGCCGCCGGTGGTCGGATGGGCTGCACCAGGCGGTGGAAGCGAAAGAAAACGTGAAAGTTGAAGACGCTACCCAAACCTACGCTACGGTTACGCTACAGAATTACTTCCGGATGTACCACAAGCGGGCGGGTATGACAGGTACCGCTGAAACGGAGGCCTCTGAATTCTGGCAAATTTACAAAATGGACGTCGTGGTTATTCCAACCAACCGTTCTATCAGCCGGAAAGATGAGGAAGATAAAGTTTATCGTTCGGTACGCGAGAAGTACAACGCCGTTGTCGATGAGATTACGAGTCTGGTCGAAAAAGGTCGTCCTGTTCTGGTTGGTACAACTTCGGTTGAAAACTCTGAGCTGCTGAGCCGTTTGCTCACGCTTCGTAAGATTCAACACCAGGTTCTGAACGCGAAGTATCACCAGCGCGAAGCTGAGATTGTTGCGACTGCGGGTCTGCCGGGTACGGTGACGATTGCTACTAACATGGCTGGTCGTGGTACTGACATTAAACTGACGCCCGAATCGCGGTCGGCTGGTGGTCTGGCCATCATTGGTACCGAGCGTCACGAATCGCGCCGGGTTGACCGGCAGTTACGCGGTCGTTCGGGTCGTCAGGGTGACCCCGGTACGTCGCAGTTCTTTGTATCGCTCGAAGATAGCCTGATGCGTTTATTCGGTTCTGAGCGAATCGCCAAAGTGATGGACCGTATGGGTCTGGAAGAAGGTGAAGTCATTCAGCATTCCATGATCACCAAGTCGATCGAACGCGCGCAGAAGAAAGTCGAAGAAAACAACTTCGGCATTCGGAAACGGCTGCTGGAATACGATGACGTGATGAACTACCAGCGGGAAGCGATTTACAAACGGCGTCGGAACGCGCTCTTCGGCGACCGCTTACCACTCGATATTGCCAATACGATGTATGACGTTGTCGAAGAAACCGTCAACAATGCGGAGGGCAATTTTGAGGAGGTAAAACTTCAGCTGCTTACAACGCTCGGCTTTACGCCAGAAGTGACAAACGAAGAGTTTAACCGGTTGAAGAAACCTGAGTTGACCCGGCGTTTGTACGACGAGGCAGAAGCCCATTATCAGGCGAAAAACGAAGCTATTGCCGAGAAAGCATTGCCGGTATTAACCCAGGTCTGGAACGAGCAGGGGCATCAGATCAAAAATATTGTCGTGCCTTTCTCCGATGGACTTCACGAATTGACGGTCGTTGCCGATTTGCAGAAATCGGTTGAGTCGAACAGCCGTGAAATCGTGACCGAGATGGAAAAAGCGGTTACGCTGTCAGTCATTGACCAGGAGTGGAAGGAACACCTTCGCGAAATGGACGATCTGAAGCAATCGGTGCAAAATGCCGTTTTCGAGCAGAAAGACCCCTTATTGGTGTACAAGTTTGAGTCGGTAGAGTTATTTAAGCGATTCCTGACCAAAGTAAACTTCGACACAATCAGCTTCCTGACCAAAGCAGATATTCCAGCCCAGGAAGCCGAAGAAGTACAGCAGGAAATTCGGCAGGCACCAGCCCAGCGTCGGCCAGAACCGCAGCCGGAATTGCACACAAACATAGAGGACTTTGATGACGACCATCTGGCGACCGGTCCTGAAGAATACGCTCGTCGGATGGCTGAAAATAACGCGATGGGAGCAGGCGCTCCGCCAATGCCTCCCCAGCTACCAGCACGGGTGGCTAAGATGGACCGGAATGCCCGTGTTAACGTTCAGTATGCCGATGGCTCGATCAAACGCGACGTTAAATTCAAGACGGTTGAAAATGATGTCGTAAGTGGAAAAGCGATGCTCATCGAATAA
- a CDS encoding SLBB domain-containing protein produces the protein MRTTDKLSHYSHLINPFYLGLVLLLLTGIQQASAQRPRSRVDQLSDEDVQNFYRRAQASGLSEAQIEQAAMSQGYTLDDIAKMRKRINEIRSLTSLPQNQTANATGRTLPYDLSSRMDSVPGRNVRKDTSRGLPVFGASLFENANLSFEPNLRIATPRNYVVGPDDEIRIDISGASTGEFQLKVTPDGTVKVPSLPPIFVAGLTIEQAEQRIIARLRQGGYQGLGQAGSGTTANVTLTNIRSIRVTLVGEVVHPGTYTISSLGTAFNALYLAGGPNPETGSFRKINIIRGNRIIRTIDLYDFILRADQRDNIRLQDQDVIRVADYETRVELTGQVRRPAIFEVLPGETLKNVLSFAGGFGDDAYRASITLRRNTTRERRIVTITEEQVASFVPQRGDKFIVGKILERYENRIQIAGAVMRPGDYALEPGLETVKQLIARADGLRKDAFTNRATILRERTDMDQENLSFDLGKLMRGEIADIPLQRQDSLTVLSIRDLRERYYVTIEGAVNNPDTVDYVNNMTVADLIAQAGGFQEGAKPNLVEVARRIRQDSSGVRTTILETYRFSIDRNLQITPLESNSPEFRLQPFDIVYVRTSINYEAQKQVAILGEIMQPGNYAIYSREERISDLIKRAGGIKPEAYIPGAQLRRQGQLIGNDLRNVLNDPSAEENLLIQNGDTLLIPRRSEIVTVQGGVLNPSSVSFKSEYSFNDYISEAGGFTENARKKKAYVIYPNGRKDRTHKFLFFTSRPQVEPGSTVVVPFKPLDTNRLTAAERIGIFSLLATVSIALINVLVR, from the coding sequence ATGCGTACCACCGACAAATTGTCACATTATAGTCATCTAATAAACCCGTTTTACCTTGGTTTGGTGCTATTGTTGCTAACGGGAATACAGCAAGCTTCAGCTCAGAGACCACGTTCTCGCGTTGATCAATTAAGTGACGAGGATGTACAGAACTTTTATCGAAGAGCTCAGGCCAGCGGTCTCAGTGAAGCCCAAATTGAGCAAGCGGCTATGTCACAAGGCTATACATTAGATGATATAGCTAAGATGCGGAAACGTATTAATGAAATACGCTCATTGACATCGTTACCGCAAAATCAAACGGCGAATGCAACAGGACGCACGCTTCCCTATGATCTTTCAAGTCGAATGGATTCAGTACCAGGAAGAAATGTTCGGAAAGACACAAGCCGTGGCTTACCTGTTTTTGGCGCTTCTCTTTTTGAAAACGCCAATCTCTCGTTTGAGCCAAACTTACGTATAGCCACTCCTCGTAACTACGTTGTTGGGCCTGACGACGAAATAAGAATTGATATTTCTGGAGCATCAACTGGCGAGTTTCAGTTAAAAGTAACACCTGATGGTACCGTAAAAGTACCCAGCCTACCACCCATTTTTGTTGCAGGACTTACAATTGAGCAAGCAGAGCAACGCATTATCGCTCGTTTGCGTCAGGGCGGCTATCAGGGGCTTGGCCAAGCAGGTAGTGGTACTACCGCTAATGTCACATTGACCAATATCCGTAGTATCCGCGTTACTTTAGTTGGGGAAGTGGTTCATCCAGGCACGTATACGATATCGTCATTAGGCACTGCTTTCAACGCTCTTTATCTGGCTGGTGGACCAAACCCCGAAACAGGGTCGTTTCGAAAAATCAATATCATACGTGGTAATCGCATTATACGTACGATTGACCTGTACGACTTTATTTTACGTGCTGATCAGCGCGATAACATTCGTCTGCAGGATCAGGATGTTATTCGGGTCGCTGATTACGAGACACGGGTTGAGTTGACTGGGCAAGTTAGAAGGCCAGCCATCTTTGAGGTGTTGCCGGGTGAAACGCTCAAGAATGTTCTTTCGTTTGCCGGTGGATTTGGTGATGATGCCTATCGGGCTTCTATTACGCTTCGACGTAACACAACTCGTGAACGGCGGATTGTTACCATTACGGAAGAGCAAGTAGCTAGCTTTGTACCGCAACGTGGTGACAAATTTATCGTTGGAAAAATCTTAGAGCGTTACGAAAACCGGATACAAATAGCAGGCGCTGTTATGCGCCCAGGTGATTATGCTCTTGAGCCTGGTCTGGAAACTGTCAAACAACTCATAGCACGAGCGGATGGGCTACGCAAAGATGCGTTTACCAATCGGGCCACCATTCTGAGAGAACGGACCGATATGGATCAAGAGAACCTTTCATTTGATCTAGGTAAACTCATGCGGGGAGAAATTGCCGATATACCTCTTCAGCGCCAAGACAGCTTGACGGTGTTGTCGATACGGGATTTACGTGAGCGGTACTATGTGACTATCGAAGGAGCTGTTAACAATCCTGATACTGTCGATTATGTAAACAATATGACAGTAGCTGATTTAATTGCTCAGGCAGGTGGATTTCAAGAAGGGGCTAAGCCAAATCTGGTCGAAGTGGCCCGTCGCATTCGCCAGGACTCATCGGGAGTACGCACAACGATACTTGAAACGTATCGTTTTTCGATAGATCGAAATCTTCAGATAACTCCTTTAGAAAGTAATTCACCCGAGTTTCGGCTTCAGCCTTTTGATATAGTTTATGTAAGGACTTCAATTAATTATGAAGCTCAGAAGCAAGTAGCTATTTTAGGCGAAATCATGCAGCCTGGGAATTATGCTATTTATAGCCGAGAAGAGCGTATCAGCGATTTAATTAAACGAGCGGGGGGAATAAAGCCGGAAGCTTATATTCCTGGGGCCCAGCTTCGGCGTCAAGGGCAACTTATAGGTAACGACCTAAGGAACGTATTAAATGATCCTAGTGCTGAAGAAAATCTATTGATTCAAAATGGTGATACTTTACTTATTCCTCGTCGGTCTGAAATTGTCACGGTACAGGGTGGAGTCCTAAATCCATCATCTGTTAGCTTTAAATCTGAATACAGCTTTAACGATTACATTAGTGAAGCTGGAGGATTTACTGAGAACGCGAGGAAGAAGAAGGCATACGTGATTTATCCAAATGGTCGTAAAGATAGAACGCACAAGTTCCTTTTTTTTACTTCAAGGCCCCAAGTAGAGCCGGGTTCAACAGTAGTTGTGCCATTTAAGCCTTTAGATACGAATCGGCTAACTGCAGCGGAGCGAATCGGTATATTTTCGTTACTAGCAACTGTGTCCATCGCACTTATTAATGTCTTAGTTCGTTAG
- a CDS encoding lipopolysaccharide biosynthesis protein — MSVTENKEKETVDEDEIEIRVSDIIQFFKDSRRQILLGVSIGFVIGALYAFNKPNQYSAQATVMPEIQSKTGSLSGLGSLAGLAGLDISGATGSTDAVRPDIYPDILQSVPFALHILQQRVYSQRLAKETSLQEFLDQQDSQSWFSSMVNASSDETPLLDPNNRSKTLQITKKQEALIKQVHKSITATFDKKTGIIKVETVFTDPVVAATLARLSLQYLTSYVASYRTEKVRNQVTFLTKQVAEAKHRYQIAEYTLSTYRDKNRNLFLQTAKIEEQRLEADFLLAQNVFNDLSKQLEQAKIKVEEQAPVFKILEPAQIPLKKSGPQRTLITVGFAFVGGLIGLIIMTVRRLKMLLS, encoded by the coding sequence ATGTCTGTAACAGAAAATAAAGAAAAAGAAACGGTTGACGAAGACGAAATAGAAATTCGTGTAAGCGATATTATCCAGTTTTTTAAAGATAGTCGTCGGCAGATACTGTTGGGAGTCTCCATTGGATTTGTGATTGGTGCTTTATACGCATTTAATAAACCAAATCAATATAGTGCTCAAGCTACAGTAATGCCAGAAATCCAGTCAAAGACGGGTAGTTTGAGCGGACTAGGTTCCTTAGCTGGATTAGCTGGGCTTGATATTAGTGGTGCTACTGGTTCTACGGATGCGGTTAGGCCTGATATATATCCCGATATTTTACAAAGTGTGCCTTTTGCTCTGCACATCCTACAGCAGAGGGTTTATTCGCAACGACTAGCCAAAGAGACGAGTTTACAAGAATTTCTTGATCAGCAGGACAGCCAATCTTGGTTCAGTAGTATGGTGAATGCAAGTAGCGACGAGACTCCGTTACTTGATCCAAATAATCGAAGCAAGACCTTGCAAATTACGAAAAAGCAGGAGGCCCTTATTAAACAAGTTCATAAATCAATAACAGCTACGTTCGATAAAAAGACAGGGATTATAAAGGTGGAAACAGTTTTTACTGATCCCGTTGTTGCAGCTACTCTTGCTCGTTTGTCTTTACAATATCTCACTAGCTATGTTGCAAGCTACCGCACTGAAAAAGTTAGGAACCAAGTTACTTTCTTGACCAAGCAAGTAGCTGAAGCTAAGCACCGTTACCAAATAGCTGAATATACACTTTCTACCTACAGAGATAAAAATAGGAATCTTTTTCTTCAAACGGCAAAAATAGAAGAGCAACGATTAGAAGCTGACTTTCTACTCGCTCAAAACGTCTTCAACGATCTTTCAAAACAATTGGAACAGGCAAAGATCAAAGTAGAGGAGCAAGCTCCAGTCTTTAAAATATTGGAACCCGCTCAAATTCCTCTGAAAAAGAGCGGTCCTCAACGAACTTTAATAACAGTTGGGTTTGCTTTCGTCGGGGGACTTATTGGCCTAATAATTATGACAGTAAGACGGCTTAAAATGCTTTTGAGCTAG
- a CDS encoding GDP-mannose 4,6-dehydratase codes for MKTALICGISGQDGAYLAELLLKKGYKVYGGSRDAQMSSFSGLNQLSIRHEIETISISINDFRSVLQTLKRTKPDEVYNLAGQSSVGLSFEQPVETLESISMGTLNLLEAIRFSDLPIRFYNAGSSECFGDTGAALADEKTPFRPRSPYGVAKAAAFWQVANYREAYHLHASTGILFNHESPLRPERFVTQKIVSAACRIAQGSKELLTLGNLDIARDWGWAPDYVEAMWLMLQRNHADDYVIATGQTHKLRHFIDIVFKTVGLNWQDHVHIDSLLFRPTDIAEGHANPAKAQFKLGWKATRNVEDVARLMVEERLERSV; via the coding sequence GTGAAAACAGCATTAATCTGTGGAATTTCAGGGCAAGATGGCGCTTATCTTGCTGAGCTATTGCTAAAAAAAGGCTATAAAGTATATGGTGGATCTCGTGATGCTCAAATGTCATCATTTAGTGGATTAAATCAGCTAAGTATAAGGCATGAAATAGAAACCATCTCTATAAGCATTAATGATTTCCGATCTGTACTGCAAACTTTGAAACGTACAAAGCCCGATGAAGTTTATAACCTAGCGGGACAAAGCTCAGTCGGTTTATCATTTGAACAGCCTGTCGAAACACTCGAAAGTATAAGTATGGGCACGCTAAATCTGCTTGAAGCGATACGTTTTAGTGATTTACCGATTAGATTTTATAATGCCGGATCTAGCGAGTGCTTTGGTGATACGGGGGCAGCGTTAGCAGACGAAAAAACTCCGTTCAGACCACGTAGCCCGTATGGAGTGGCAAAAGCTGCTGCTTTTTGGCAGGTTGCAAATTATCGAGAAGCATACCATCTGCACGCTAGCACTGGTATACTTTTCAATCATGAGTCTCCATTACGACCGGAGCGCTTTGTTACCCAAAAAATCGTATCAGCTGCTTGTCGTATTGCTCAAGGGAGCAAAGAGCTACTGACATTAGGCAATCTTGATATTGCTCGGGACTGGGGATGGGCACCAGATTACGTGGAAGCTATGTGGTTAATGCTACAACGTAACCATGCAGACGACTATGTTATTGCTACAGGCCAAACACATAAGCTAAGACATTTTATAGATATTGTATTCAAAACAGTTGGATTAAATTGGCAAGATCATGTCCATATAGATTCACTATTGTTCAGGCCGACGGATATTGCTGAGGGGCATGCAAATCCGGCCAAAGCACAATTCAAACTAGGCTGGAAAGCTACTCGAAATGTGGAAGATGTTGCTCGCTTAATGGTTGAAGAGCGATTAGAAAGAAGTGTTTGA
- a CDS encoding lipopolysaccharide biosynthesis protein — protein sequence MKAITFAYLHDKFRSIHPRTKKVQLNTVAGLLIKGGGMLISLLLVPLTIDYLSKETYGTWLTISSVVTMMSFLDIGIGNGLRNKFSEAVANKDTILARAYVSTSYSIFSAIQLLLITVFLCVCSFVPWSKVFNTKIDIHSLQLVIVLTVIALSIKLVLDIVSYILFALQETAKAGFITLLSNIIILLGTYILKYFTNGELTYLAAISAFTPVIVLMLSSIVLFRGELKKYRPSWQLVDLKHASSLLSIGYKFFVIQIAVIVIFYTDNLIITQLFGPAEVTVYNVAFRYFNSINTIFAIAIAPYWSAFTEAYVKGDMAWMKKTYNYLQKIWMGLFLAVVMMIIASNYIYYIWVGDRVTIPTQLNICIGLFVVISCWNNVTVAVINGLGKVRLQLYYSSFSAFINIPLGIILGKSMNMGSAGVILATGLSLLIGSVFGGIQAKKLISGKAKGIWNK from the coding sequence ATGAAAGCAATAACATTCGCTTACTTACATGATAAATTTCGTAGTATACACCCTCGCACTAAAAAAGTACAACTTAATACCGTAGCAGGCCTTCTAATAAAAGGAGGAGGTATGCTAATATCTCTACTTTTAGTTCCGCTAACAATCGATTATCTGTCGAAGGAAACTTATGGCACATGGCTTACAATCAGTTCCGTCGTAACAATGATGTCATTTTTGGACATAGGTATAGGTAACGGTCTACGCAATAAGTTCTCAGAAGCAGTAGCTAATAAAGACACTATTCTTGCTCGGGCTTACGTTAGCACTTCGTACTCTATTTTTAGCGCCATACAACTGTTATTAATAACTGTATTTTTATGCGTGTGTTCTTTCGTACCCTGGTCAAAAGTATTTAACACAAAAATTGATATACATAGTTTACAATTAGTAATAGTACTTACAGTTATTGCACTTTCAATAAAACTTGTGCTCGATATAGTGTCTTATATACTGTTCGCGTTACAAGAGACAGCTAAAGCAGGCTTTATCACATTGTTATCCAACATTATAATACTACTTGGTACGTATATACTAAAGTATTTCACTAATGGTGAGCTGACTTATCTAGCTGCAATATCAGCTTTTACTCCTGTAATCGTCTTAATGCTGAGTAGCATCGTACTATTCAGAGGAGAGCTGAAAAAATATCGTCCTTCATGGCAACTGGTTGATTTAAAGCATGCTAGTAGTCTGCTGTCTATAGGATACAAATTCTTTGTAATTCAGATAGCAGTTATTGTTATTTTCTATACAGACAATCTCATTATAACACAATTATTCGGTCCTGCTGAGGTAACTGTATACAATGTTGCTTTTCGGTATTTCAATTCCATCAACACAATATTCGCGATTGCAATAGCGCCTTACTGGTCAGCTTTTACTGAAGCGTACGTTAAAGGCGATATGGCTTGGATGAAAAAAACATATAACTATTTACAAAAAATATGGATGGGTTTGTTTCTAGCTGTAGTTATGATGATTATAGCATCAAATTATATATATTACATATGGGTTGGCGATAGAGTGACAATACCAACGCAACTTAATATTTGTATTGGACTATTCGTTGTAATCAGTTGTTGGAACAATGTAACTGTAGCAGTAATAAATGGACTGGGGAAAGTAAGGCTGCAATTATATTATTCTAGCTTTTCGGCATTTATTAACATTCCGCTTGGAATAATATTAGGTAAATCTATGAACATGGGTAGCGCAGGTGTAATATTAGCGACTGGATTATCTTTGTTGATTGGTTCAGTTTTCGGAGGTATACAAGCAAAAAAACTTATTTCAGGAAAGGCCAAAGGAATTTGGAATAAATAA
- a CDS encoding DMP19 family protein encodes MENENDTLINERYYEAVSGLTEAILHDYERWYRYIIDLPRDLQVVYTIGILNYQVLNGGLHQYFFNSYGQFAYLTIDHLKRIKALKAASILGRAIHEVNKDQYSVDEFRMRISERKLDRIVDFDEELADELEKLTDEYYALEGSEDDLLDQLGSYLAHFK; translated from the coding sequence ATGGAAAATGAAAACGATACGCTCATCAACGAGCGATATTATGAAGCCGTCAGCGGCCTGACTGAAGCTATCTTACATGACTATGAAAGGTGGTACAGGTATATTATTGACTTACCGCGAGATCTTCAAGTTGTCTACACGATTGGTATCCTCAACTATCAAGTATTAAATGGCGGCTTACATCAGTATTTTTTTAACTCCTATGGTCAGTTCGCTTATTTGACCATTGACCATTTAAAGCGCATCAAAGCGCTAAAGGCAGCATCGATTCTGGGAAGAGCAATCCATGAAGTCAATAAAGACCAATACAGTGTTGATGAGTTTAGAATGAGAATCTCCGAAAGGAAATTAGATCGTATAGTGGATTTTGATGAAGAGCTAGCTGATGAACTAGAAAAGCTCACAGATGAATATTACGCTTTAGAAGGTAGTGAAGATGACTTACTGGATCAGCTTGGGTCTTATCTCGCTCATTTCAAATAA
- a CDS encoding transposase, translating to MLYVDESACYLLPLLAHTWAPCGQPPTVVEQAGRTHLSLIAAIAPNGRLYVGGQDQAFTSEDIVWFLDKLCGRYRKRDLLVIWDGAAIHRSEAVKTFLRNRPGRIHLERLPAYSRATVALN from the coding sequence ATCTTATACGTAGATGAATCGGCTTGCTACTTACTGCCTTTATTAGCCCATACCTGGGCTCCTTGTGGTCAGCCACCTACAGTGGTTGAGCAAGCAGGCCGAACCCATCTTAGCTTGATTGCTGCCATCGCGCCCAATGGCCGACTCTATGTCGGGGGGCAAGATCAAGCCTTTACTAGCGAGGATATAGTATGGTTTCTAGACAAACTCTGCGGTCGATACCGTAAACGAGACTTATTAGTAATTTGGGATGGAGCAGCCATTCACCGGAGTGAAGCAGTCAAGACCTTTTTACGAAACAGACCAGGTCGGATACATTTAGAACGTTTGCCTGCTTACAGCCGCGCCACGGTGGCCCTGAACTGA
- a CDS encoding helix-turn-helix domain-containing protein codes for MASYKHSDYEVLRRRCVELDQAGWKQKPIAQALGLTQGWVSQTLKKYRQQGPAALQWRKPPGAQTRLTNAQLLQLVEELNKGAEQQGFVGSVWTRLRVNEIIKKLFGISYDPSQVGRLLKKVGWTAPAARSSETAG; via the coding sequence ATGGCAAGTTATAAACACTCCGATTACGAAGTACTCCGCCGACGTTGCGTCGAACTCGATCAGGCGGGATGGAAACAAAAACCTATTGCCCAGGCATTAGGCTTGACTCAGGGGTGGGTCAGTCAAACTTTGAAGAAATATCGGCAGCAAGGGCCAGCAGCTTTGCAGTGGCGGAAGCCTCCGGGTGCTCAGACCCGTTTAACAAACGCCCAGTTGCTTCAATTGGTAGAAGAACTTAACAAGGGAGCTGAACAACAGGGCTTTGTTGGTTCTGTTTGGACACGGCTTCGCGTTAATGAGATTATTAAAAAACTGTTTGGTATTAGTTATGACCCTTCTCAAGTTGGGCGTTTGTTGAAGAAAGTTGGATGGACCGCTCCGGCGGCCCGGTCGTCAGAAACCGCAGGCTAA